A single Flavobacterium sp. 1 DNA region contains:
- a CDS encoding TonB-dependent receptor, with amino-acid sequence MKSEIHEDRSKTIAYLSKKILFSLLLLGQITIAQNKTEKDSTKTQELESVFVTANRSATLRKETPAAVSKLTAKIINETKAVAAYEIINKTPGVLMVNLGNEQHSMSIRQPMTTNAYYLYLEDGLPIRPMGIFNHNALLEINQFDLQNIEVVKGPASSLYGPEAVGGTINLISLKPSINPEFKFGIQADQWGYKRIQIAGGATIGKVGFHIAGISSLQENSWMTYSDYKKDNINFRLDYNINDKTRLISNTMWGKYYSDMSGSVNEAAFYDRIYKSTTDFTYRKSDALRTRLTLEHDWNDTASSYITAYYRDNKLGQNPSYGIKWSPTVNPTSATGEVNSNNFKSYGVIGQHTQKFDFLNTKIVGGALYDYSPVTYWSYLLEMKANLNPGTSGKQTVDYYEILAERPDIKLANYTADIFNTAGFAQVSFNPLEKLVVTAGARYDNLKVNYDNALDKSTGTKIYDKPTFKAGANYNPVLFAGIYGNYSQGFAPPGITSIFRTKPGTGGTTGKPAEFYYNLEPATFDNYEIGGWLALLDGKLNFDYAVYYMEGKNEFLSVRLPDNTTDYRSVGETRHKGIEFGGNYKLLSNQLNIRFGGTVAEHTFIDFKVSDNPTDALKNLDGKEMPQAPKWSGNSEISYYPNWFPKFRTSLEWQSVGNYYQDQINTIKYAGYDIFNFRAGYEWKGIEIYGNIINITDKLYSYNVSRANTATSQPTYTAASPRTFMIGLQYNFSLKK; translated from the coding sequence ATGAAATCAGAGATTCACGAAGACCGCTCAAAAACAATTGCCTATTTGAGTAAAAAAATTCTATTTTCCCTACTATTATTGGGGCAAATCACTATTGCGCAAAATAAAACCGAAAAAGACAGCACTAAAACACAAGAACTTGAAAGTGTATTTGTAACTGCTAATCGCTCTGCAACATTACGAAAAGAAACACCTGCAGCTGTTAGTAAATTAACCGCAAAAATCATTAACGAAACCAAAGCCGTTGCAGCTTATGAAATCATAAATAAAACACCAGGTGTATTAATGGTAAATCTTGGAAATGAACAACACTCCATGTCAATTCGACAACCGATGACTACCAATGCTTATTATCTGTATCTGGAAGATGGCCTTCCTATTCGTCCAATGGGAATTTTTAACCACAACGCTTTATTAGAAATTAATCAATTCGATCTTCAAAATATTGAGGTGGTAAAAGGTCCTGCTTCTTCTTTGTATGGTCCAGAAGCTGTAGGCGGTACAATAAATTTAATCTCTCTAAAACCTTCTATAAATCCAGAATTCAAATTTGGAATCCAAGCAGACCAATGGGGCTATAAAAGAATTCAAATTGCTGGTGGAGCAACAATAGGTAAAGTAGGTTTTCACATTGCGGGAATCTCTAGTTTACAAGAAAATAGCTGGATGACTTATTCTGATTACAAAAAAGACAATATCAACTTTAGACTTGACTATAACATAAACGATAAAACTCGATTAATCAGCAATACGATGTGGGGTAAATACTATTCGGATATGAGTGGAAGTGTAAACGAAGCAGCTTTTTACGATAGAATCTACAAAAGCACAACCGATTTTACATACCGGAAATCTGATGCCCTTAGAACACGATTGACCTTGGAACACGATTGGAATGATACTGCAAGTAGTTACATTACTGCTTATTACCGAGACAATAAGTTGGGGCAAAACCCATCTTACGGAATCAAATGGAGTCCAACTGTAAACCCTACAAGCGCGACTGGTGAAGTCAACTCCAATAATTTCAAAAGCTATGGTGTCATTGGACAGCACACTCAAAAATTTGATTTTTTAAATACTAAAATTGTTGGCGGAGCTCTTTATGATTACTCTCCTGTTACCTATTGGTCTTATTTACTGGAAATGAAAGCCAATTTAAACCCAGGAACTTCTGGGAAACAAACGGTAGATTATTATGAAATCCTAGCTGAACGACCTGATATAAAATTAGCCAACTATACCGCCGATATTTTTAATACCGCTGGATTTGCACAAGTGAGCTTCAATCCTCTTGAAAAATTGGTCGTTACAGCAGGTGCACGTTATGATAATTTAAAAGTCAATTACGATAACGCACTTGATAAATCAACTGGAACAAAAATATATGACAAGCCAACTTTCAAAGCTGGAGCCAACTATAATCCTGTTTTGTTTGCTGGAATTTATGGAAATTATTCTCAAGGTTTTGCTCCTCCTGGAATCACCTCTATTTTTAGAACCAAACCAGGAACTGGCGGAACAACTGGTAAGCCAGCAGAATTCTATTACAACTTAGAACCGGCAACATTTGACAATTATGAAATTGGAGGATGGCTAGCATTATTAGACGGAAAATTAAACTTTGATTATGCCGTTTATTATATGGAAGGCAAAAACGAGTTCCTAAGCGTTCGCTTGCCAGACAATACAACCGACTATCGTTCTGTTGGAGAAACCAGACATAAAGGAATTGAATTTGGAGGAAATTACAAACTGCTGTCCAACCAACTAAACATTCGATTTGGCGGTACAGTTGCAGAACATACTTTTATAGATTTTAAAGTTTCAGATAATCCAACCGATGCGTTGAAAAATTTGGATGGAAAAGAAATGCCCCAAGCCCCAAAATGGTCTGGAAATTCCGAAATAAGTTATTACCCAAATTGGTTTCCTAAATTCAGAACTTCGCTGGAATGGCAATCGGTTGGAAATTATTACCAAGACCAAATCAACACAATAAAATATGCAGGGTATGACATCTTTAATTTTAGAGCAGGTTACGAATGGAAAGGAATCGAAATTTACGGAAACATAATCAATATTACCGATAAATTATACTCTTATAATGTTTCGAGAGCAAACACAGCAACTTCTCAACCCACTTATACCGCTGCTTCACCAAGAACATTTATGATCGGACTGCAGTATAATTTTTCATTAAAAAAATAA
- a CDS encoding SDR family oxidoreductase, giving the protein MKVLVFGATGSQQFHVIGEAKNKGAEVYAVTSSEKNFDKLKNAGAIPILGNMSDAERMNEITKGIDTIALLIPVSLPNPADGFQLAKNVIDASKANGVKMIVWNTSGFLAPQKLGIPMEDVKLETKEYLKDCGVPYVIIEPSIYAENLLAPYTTDYIKNERKVAYPTPENMPIGWIASRDVSAFVVEALYKPELSGQSFMVSGLDNLKGNDLAEKFTIGLGEKIDFYAMPPQEFGDKLSILVGEESARGVQGYYEMLAGLPVYPTKFNPNLQEVLEKLPVKMTPMEEWVKMHKEIFIN; this is encoded by the coding sequence ATGAAAGTATTAGTATTTGGAGCTACAGGCTCACAACAGTTTCACGTGATTGGAGAAGCAAAAAACAAAGGTGCAGAAGTCTATGCAGTAACCAGTTCAGAAAAAAACTTTGACAAACTGAAAAACGCAGGTGCAATTCCAATATTAGGCAATATGTCTGATGCCGAAAGAATGAATGAAATCACTAAAGGAATTGACACAATTGCTTTGTTGATTCCTGTTTCTCTTCCTAACCCAGCAGACGGATTTCAGTTAGCCAAAAATGTAATCGATGCCAGTAAAGCAAATGGTGTAAAAATGATAGTTTGGAACACCAGTGGTTTTTTAGCACCTCAAAAACTAGGAATTCCTATGGAAGATGTAAAATTAGAAACAAAAGAATATCTTAAAGATTGTGGAGTTCCTTATGTAATTATAGAACCGTCTATTTATGCCGAAAATTTGTTGGCTCCTTATACAACCGATTATATTAAAAATGAAAGAAAAGTAGCTTACCCAACTCCAGAAAACATGCCTATTGGCTGGATTGCATCAAGAGATGTTAGTGCCTTTGTGGTTGAAGCTTTATACAAACCAGAATTATCAGGACAATCATTTATGGTTAGTGGTTTAGATAACCTGAAAGGAAATGATCTTGCTGAAAAATTCACTATTGGTTTGGGTGAAAAAATAGATTTCTACGCTATGCCACCACAAGAATTTGGAGACAAATTGAGTATTCTTGTTGGAGAAGAAAGTGCTAGAGGCGTACAAGGATATTATGAAATGTTGGCTGGGCTACCGGTATATCCAACAAAATTCAATCCCAACTTGCAAGAAGTTTTAGAAAAACTACCTGTAAAAATGACTCCAATGGAAGAATGGGTTAAAATGCATAAAGAAATTTTTATCAATTAA
- a CDS encoding helix-turn-helix domain-containing protein has product MEKNLKINPACDERCPVRASLTLLSGKWTLMILFQINGNAVRYGELKRAVTGISEKMLIQELNMLVENKLVSKKVYPQIPPKVEYRLTELGLKTLPIVDQLAQFGLENLV; this is encoded by the coding sequence ATGGAAAAAAACTTAAAAATAAATCCAGCATGTGATGAAAGGTGTCCTGTAAGAGCATCTTTAACACTGTTAAGCGGTAAATGGACATTAATGATACTGTTTCAAATCAACGGAAATGCGGTGCGATATGGCGAACTAAAAAGGGCTGTTACGGGTATTAGTGAAAAAATGCTGATACAAGAATTAAATATGCTTGTTGAAAACAAATTGGTTAGTAAAAAAGTCTATCCTCAAATTCCTCCTAAAGTAGAATATCGGTTGACTGAATTAGGATTGAAAACTTTGCCTATTGTTGATCAGCTGGCTCAATTCGGGCTGGAAAATTTAGTTTAA